Proteins encoded by one window of Microbacterium testaceum:
- a CDS encoding alpha-N-arabinofuranosidase — protein MTAAHLTVDPRFAIGTVRRRLFGGFVEHLGRHVYDGIYEPGHPAADEQGFRTDVLELVRELGVSMIRYPGGNFVSGFRWEDSVGPRAQRPRRLDLAWHSTETNEVGLHEFADWLDKAGSELMLAVNLGTRGVLEALDLLEYSNVPGGTALSQRRIDNGRAEPFDVRVWCLGNEMDGPWQLGHRSADDYGTLAAQTARGMRQMDPSIELVVCGSSGAAMPTFGEWEREVLTHTYDDVDMISCHAYYQEHDGDAASFLASAVDMDRFIEGVVATADHVGAARGSGKKIDISFDEWNVWYIDRVDAVKPTAIDDWPIAPRLLEDVYSVLDAVVFGSLLISLLKHADRVASASLAQLVNVIAPIMTEPGGPAWRQTTFFPFALTSHLARGEAVRLRVEAPTIDTARYGTVSAVDAVATVDDAAEAVAVFLVHRGLERPVDLEIDVSAFGEVEVVETHLLHDDDPGASNTLDDPERVRPRTVQTRLGSGILYLTLPPVAWAAVSLRRVG, from the coding sequence ATGACCGCTGCCCACCTGACCGTCGACCCCCGCTTCGCGATCGGCACCGTGCGCCGACGTTTGTTCGGCGGGTTCGTCGAGCACCTCGGTCGTCACGTCTACGACGGCATCTACGAGCCGGGCCACCCGGCGGCGGATGAGCAGGGGTTCCGCACCGACGTGCTCGAGCTCGTGCGCGAGCTGGGCGTGTCGATGATCCGCTACCCCGGTGGCAACTTCGTGTCGGGGTTCCGCTGGGAGGACAGCGTCGGCCCGCGCGCGCAGCGCCCCCGCCGTCTCGACCTCGCGTGGCACTCGACCGAGACGAACGAGGTCGGCCTGCACGAGTTCGCCGACTGGCTCGACAAGGCCGGCAGCGAGCTCATGCTGGCCGTCAACCTCGGTACGCGCGGCGTTCTCGAGGCGCTCGACCTGCTCGAGTACAGCAACGTGCCCGGTGGCACCGCGCTGTCGCAGCGGAGGATCGACAACGGCCGCGCCGAGCCGTTCGACGTGCGCGTGTGGTGCCTCGGCAACGAGATGGACGGACCGTGGCAGCTCGGTCACCGCTCCGCCGACGACTACGGCACGCTCGCGGCGCAGACCGCCCGGGGCATGCGGCAGATGGACCCCTCGATCGAACTGGTCGTGTGCGGGTCGTCGGGGGCCGCGATGCCCACGTTCGGGGAGTGGGAGCGCGAGGTGCTCACCCACACCTACGACGACGTCGACATGATCTCGTGCCACGCGTACTACCAAGAGCACGACGGCGACGCGGCCTCGTTCCTCGCCTCGGCCGTCGACATGGACCGCTTCATCGAGGGGGTCGTCGCCACCGCCGACCACGTCGGCGCCGCCCGCGGCAGCGGCAAGAAGATCGACATCTCGTTCGACGAGTGGAACGTCTGGTACATCGACCGCGTCGACGCCGTGAAGCCCACTGCGATCGACGACTGGCCCATCGCGCCGCGCCTGCTCGAAGACGTGTATTCGGTCCTGGATGCCGTCGTCTTCGGCAGTCTCCTGATCTCGCTGTTGAAACACGCCGATCGCGTCGCTTCGGCCTCGCTCGCACAGCTCGTGAACGTGATCGCCCCGATCATGACCGAGCCCGGCGGCCCCGCGTGGCGCCAGACGACGTTCTTCCCCTTCGCCCTCACCTCGCACCTCGCGCGGGGCGAGGCGGTGCGTCTGCGGGTCGAGGCGCCCACGATCGACACGGCGCGGTACGGAACGGTCTCCGCGGTGGATGCCGTGGCCACCGTCGACGACGCAGCGGAAGCCGTCGCGGTGTTCCTCGTCCACCGCGGCCTCGAGCGACCGGTGGACCTCGAGATCGACGTGAGCGCCTTCGGCGAGGTCGAGGTGGTCGAGACGCACCTGCTGCACGACGACGACCCCGGGGCGTCCAACACTCTCGACGACCCCGAACGCGTGCGGCCGCGAACGGTGCAGACGCGCCTGGGGAGCGGCATCCTGTATCTGACTCTGCCGCCGGTCGCGTGGGCTGCGGTGTCGCTGCGCCGGGTCGGCTGA
- a CDS encoding PIG-L family deacetylase gives MVSFDHREPGTDERVWADALRRDSPSLDLDVDHLIVVAAHPDDESLGAAGLITTAVARGIRIDLLVVTDGEGSHPESPTHSPATLALLRRRELVDAARIVGLVADPVFLGLPDGGTDEHRDAIAEALREAIDAAAGRRVLVVSPWRGDGHRDHRVVGEIVEQVCAARGVRSRAFPIWLWHWGGPDDVPWDRVEHLALEPRARALKTRALHAHRSQLEPLSAAPGDEAMIHARVHAHFVRDEEVFIAPEEPSTPAGSVGREYFDDMYARHEDPWGFDSRWYEERKRAVLLAALPRRTYRSTLEAGCSTGALTAQLADRSDRVLAVDLAPAALDRARARLAGRENVEFRLATLPAAWPEGEFELVVVSEVAYYWAGADLDRGLTAAVASLSAGGHLVACHWRHPVAEYPRTGDEVHDALAARPDLVRLARHEEQDFVLEVYAHPGALSVAAESGLVP, from the coding sequence GTGGTGAGCTTCGACCATCGCGAACCCGGGACCGACGAGCGCGTCTGGGCGGACGCCCTCCGCCGCGACTCGCCATCTCTCGATCTGGACGTCGACCACCTGATCGTTGTCGCCGCGCACCCCGACGACGAGAGCCTGGGAGCGGCGGGGCTGATCACGACCGCGGTCGCACGCGGCATCCGGATCGACCTCCTCGTCGTCACCGACGGCGAAGGCTCTCACCCCGAGTCGCCGACGCACAGCCCCGCCACTCTCGCCCTGCTCCGCCGCCGAGAACTCGTCGACGCCGCACGCATCGTGGGGCTGGTGGCCGACCCGGTCTTCCTCGGTCTGCCCGACGGCGGGACGGACGAGCATCGGGATGCCATCGCCGAGGCGCTCCGCGAAGCGATCGACGCCGCGGCGGGCCGGCGCGTGCTGGTGGTGTCGCCCTGGCGAGGAGACGGGCACCGCGACCACCGGGTCGTCGGAGAGATCGTCGAGCAGGTCTGCGCCGCGCGCGGCGTGCGATCGCGCGCCTTCCCGATCTGGCTGTGGCACTGGGGCGGCCCCGACGACGTGCCGTGGGATCGCGTCGAGCACCTCGCCCTCGAGCCTCGTGCGCGCGCCCTCAAGACCCGCGCTCTCCACGCGCATCGCAGTCAGCTCGAGCCGCTGTCGGCCGCTCCGGGCGACGAAGCCATGATCCACGCGCGCGTGCACGCCCACTTCGTCCGCGATGAGGAGGTCTTCATCGCTCCGGAGGAGCCCTCGACCCCGGCGGGCAGCGTCGGCCGCGAGTACTTCGACGACATGTACGCCCGGCACGAGGACCCCTGGGGCTTCGACTCGCGCTGGTACGAAGAGCGCAAGCGCGCCGTCCTCCTCGCGGCTCTCCCGAGGCGCACGTATCGCTCGACGCTCGAGGCCGGGTGCTCCACGGGTGCTCTGACCGCGCAGCTGGCCGACCGGAGCGACCGGGTGCTCGCCGTCGACCTCGCGCCCGCCGCCCTCGATCGCGCGCGGGCGCGGCTCGCGGGGCGCGAGAACGTCGAGTTCCGCCTCGCGACGCTGCCCGCGGCGTGGCCCGAGGGGGAGTTCGAGCTGGTGGTGGTGTCGGAGGTGGCGTACTACTGGGCGGGGGCAGACCTGGATCGCGGGCTCACGGCGGCCGTCGCCTCGCTGAGCGCCGGCGGCCACCTGGTCGCGTGCCATTGGCGGCATCCCGTCGCCGAGTACCCGCGCACCGGCGACGAGGTGCACGACGCGCTCGCCGCGCGACCCGACCTGGTGCGCCTCGCGCGGCACGAGGAGCAGGACTTCGTGCTCGAGGTGTACGCGCATCCGGGCGCTCTTTCGGTGGCGGCCGAGTCGGGGCTCGTCCCGTGA
- the ddaH gene encoding dimethylargininase, with the protein MSATPTATAAESSTGARVQQHRRYLMCRPEHFTVSYSINPWMEPSRPTDTNLAVQQWQALYDTYVSLGHEIELIDPLEGLPDMVYTANGGFVIDGIAYGPKFRFRERAAEAPAFIDWFAANGFEVAEPVEVNEGEGDFLLVGDTILAGTGFRSTGDSHREVGEVFSREVVSLTLTDPRFYHLDTAISVLDPVEGPGGVEKANIAYLPTAFDEKSQAILRERYPDAIRVADADGAVFGLNSASDGKNVIISPRAVGFEAQLRERGYTPVMVDLSELLLGGGGIKCCTLELRGGSR; encoded by the coding sequence ATGTCCGCTACCCCCACCGCCACCGCCGCCGAGTCCTCGACGGGCGCGCGCGTGCAGCAGCACCGCCGGTACCTCATGTGCCGCCCCGAGCACTTCACGGTGAGCTACAGCATCAACCCGTGGATGGAGCCCTCGCGGCCCACCGACACGAACCTCGCCGTGCAGCAGTGGCAGGCGCTCTACGACACCTACGTCTCGCTCGGGCATGAGATCGAGCTCATCGACCCGCTCGAGGGTCTGCCCGACATGGTCTACACGGCCAACGGCGGCTTCGTGATCGACGGCATCGCGTACGGCCCGAAGTTCCGCTTCCGCGAGCGTGCCGCCGAGGCCCCCGCGTTCATCGACTGGTTCGCGGCGAACGGCTTCGAGGTCGCCGAGCCCGTCGAGGTCAACGAGGGCGAGGGTGACTTCCTCCTCGTGGGAGACACGATCCTCGCCGGCACCGGCTTCCGCTCGACCGGTGACAGCCACCGCGAGGTCGGCGAGGTCTTCTCGCGCGAGGTCGTGTCGCTGACGCTCACCGACCCGCGGTTCTACCACCTCGACACCGCGATCTCGGTGCTCGACCCCGTCGAGGGCCCGGGCGGCGTCGAGAAGGCGAACATCGCCTACCTCCCCACCGCGTTCGACGAGAAGAGTCAGGCGATCCTCCGCGAGCGCTACCCCGACGCCATCCGGGTGGCGGATGCCGATGGCGCGGTCTTCGGCCTCAACTCGGCCAGCGACGGCAAGAACGTGATCATCTCGCCGCGCGCCGTCGGCTTCGAGGCGCAGCTGCGCGAGCGCGGCTACACCCCCGTCATGGTCGACCTCTCCGAGCTGCTGCTCGGCGGCGGCGGCATCAAGTGCTGCACCCTCGAACTGCGAGGCGGATCCCGATGA
- a CDS encoding acyl-CoA dehydrogenase: MDADGASATDVAATLAWATSLVPPRSLGATWELLASVAARDVAVARVLEPHLDALSILAEATREGIDVDLEPGGSWGVFAAEGSGMRLEARHHDGVWMLHGSKPWCSLAADLDRALVTAWVDDERRQLFALDLRDPAVRVRTGPWHARGLERVVSAPIDVDGAVAVPVGEPGWYLRRPGFAHGGVGVAACWWGGALPLRGALREAAASDRADQLSRVHLARADTALWVARTVLRETAAVFGAGGSASEGLRATRARTVVAKAVETTLAEAAHALGPLPLVADEAHARRVADLQIYLRQHHGERDIARIGADIATGAGTW, translated from the coding sequence ATGGATGCCGACGGTGCCTCCGCCACCGACGTCGCTGCCACACTCGCCTGGGCGACGAGCCTCGTCCCGCCGCGTTCGCTCGGTGCGACCTGGGAGCTGCTCGCGTCGGTCGCTGCGCGCGATGTCGCGGTCGCCCGCGTGCTCGAGCCGCACCTCGACGCCCTGTCGATCCTCGCCGAAGCCACCCGCGAGGGGATCGACGTCGACCTCGAACCGGGTGGGTCGTGGGGTGTCTTCGCCGCGGAGGGATCGGGCATGCGCCTCGAGGCACGGCACCACGACGGCGTCTGGATGCTGCACGGCTCCAAGCCCTGGTGCTCCCTCGCCGCCGACCTGGACCGCGCTCTCGTAACCGCGTGGGTCGATGACGAACGCCGGCAGCTCTTCGCGCTCGACCTGCGAGACCCGGCCGTGAGGGTGCGGACCGGTCCCTGGCACGCGCGCGGGCTCGAGCGGGTCGTCAGTGCCCCGATCGACGTCGATGGAGCGGTCGCGGTCCCCGTGGGCGAGCCCGGCTGGTATCTCCGTCGACCCGGCTTCGCGCACGGTGGGGTCGGGGTGGCCGCGTGCTGGTGGGGCGGAGCCCTGCCGCTCCGCGGCGCGCTGCGCGAGGCCGCCGCGTCCGACCGAGCGGACCAGCTTTCGCGCGTGCACCTCGCTCGCGCCGACACCGCGCTCTGGGTCGCCCGCACCGTGTTGCGCGAGACGGCGGCGGTCTTCGGTGCGGGGGGTTCGGCATCCGAGGGTCTGCGTGCCACCCGCGCCCGCACGGTCGTCGCGAAGGCCGTCGAGACGACCCTCGCCGAAGCCGCGCACGCCCTCGGGCCGCTGCCCCTCGTCGCGGATGAGGCGCACGCGCGACGCGTCGCCGATCTGCAGATCTACCTGCGCCAGCACCACGGCGAGCGCGATATCGCGAGAATCGGCGCCGACATCGCGACGGGAGCGGGCACGTGGTGA
- a CDS encoding zinc-dependent alcohol dehydrogenase, producing the protein MKALTWQGKRNVSVEEVPDPEILEPTDAIVKITSTAICGSDLHLYELFGPFIDKGDVLGHEPMGVVVEVGSAVTNLAVGDRIVVPFNISCGHCFMCRRGLQSQCETTQVREYGSGAALFGYTKLYGQVPGGQAEYLRVPLADYNHIRVGDDLPDDRYLFLSDIVPTAWQGVQYANVPEGGTLAVMGLGPVGQFAARIGVHLGYRVLAIEPEPERRAMAERHGVLTYDLTDTVVDELVDLTEGRGADGVVDAVGMEAHGNGGIKLAQNAVGLLPDALAQKLMDKAGLDRLAAVYASIDLVRRGGTVSLSGVYAGEADVLPMKTMFDKQLNLRMGQCNVKRWIDDLLPLVEDSADPLGVMDLVTHHAPLEDAPGLYETFQKKEDGCIKVVLRPGA; encoded by the coding sequence ATGAAGGCACTGACCTGGCAGGGCAAGCGCAACGTGAGCGTCGAGGAGGTTCCCGACCCCGAGATCCTCGAGCCCACCGACGCGATCGTGAAGATCACCTCGACGGCGATCTGCGGCTCCGACCTGCACCTCTACGAACTGTTCGGACCGTTCATCGACAAGGGCGACGTGCTCGGCCACGAGCCGATGGGCGTGGTCGTCGAGGTCGGCTCGGCCGTGACGAACCTCGCCGTCGGCGACCGGATCGTCGTGCCCTTCAACATCTCGTGCGGCCACTGCTTCATGTGCCGCCGCGGACTGCAGTCGCAGTGCGAGACGACGCAGGTGCGCGAGTACGGCAGCGGTGCCGCGCTGTTCGGTTACACCAAGCTCTACGGGCAGGTGCCGGGCGGGCAGGCCGAGTACCTCCGCGTGCCGCTGGCCGACTACAACCACATCCGCGTCGGCGACGACCTGCCCGACGACCGCTACCTCTTCCTCAGCGACATCGTGCCCACCGCCTGGCAGGGCGTGCAATACGCGAACGTGCCCGAGGGTGGGACGCTCGCCGTCATGGGCCTCGGCCCCGTCGGGCAGTTTGCGGCCCGCATCGGCGTGCACCTCGGCTACCGGGTCCTCGCGATCGAGCCCGAGCCCGAGCGCCGCGCGATGGCCGAGCGCCACGGCGTGCTCACCTACGACCTGACCGACACGGTGGTCGACGAACTCGTCGATCTCACCGAGGGGCGCGGGGCGGATGGAGTGGTGGATGCCGTGGGCATGGAAGCCCACGGGAACGGCGGCATCAAGCTGGCTCAGAACGCCGTCGGGCTGCTCCCCGACGCCCTCGCGCAGAAGCTCATGGACAAGGCCGGACTCGACCGCCTCGCCGCTGTCTACGCCTCGATCGACCTCGTCCGCCGCGGCGGCACCGTCTCGCTCAGCGGTGTGTACGCCGGCGAGGCTGACGTGCTGCCGATGAAGACGATGTTCGACAAGCAGCTGAATCTGCGCATGGGCCAGTGCAACGTCAAGCGCTGGATCGACGACCTGCTGCCGCTCGTCGAAGACTCCGCCGACCCGCTCGGCGTGATGGACCTGGTCACGCACCACGCCCCCCTCGAAGACGCCCCCGGCCTGTACGAGACCTTCCAGAAGAAGGAAGACGGCTGCATCAAGGTCGTGCTGCGCCCCGGCGCCTGA
- the rocD gene encoding ornithine--oxo-acid transaminase: MSTAVDDLGARLIAEEGAHLAHNYHPLPVVVSRAEGVWVTDVEGKRYLDLLSAYSALNFGHGHPAILAAAREQLDRLTLTSRAYHNDRLGPFATALAQLCGKDTVLPMNTGAEAVETGIKVARAWGYRTKGIAPDAATIIVANGNFHGRTTTIVGFSDDPTAHDDFGPYAPGFVHVPYGDADAIAAAIDENTAAVLLEPIQGEAGVVIPPEGFLQRVREICTANNVLFIADEIQSGLGRVGETFACDREGVVPDVYLLGKALGGGILPVSAVVADDDVLGVIHAGEHGSTFGGNPLAAAVGLRVVEMLASGEFQTRAKALGAHLEASLQTLVGHGVTAVRIAGLWAGVDIDPSYGTGREVAEKLLTRGVLVKDTHGQTIRIAPPLTIRATELDWAVEQIRHVLAG, translated from the coding sequence ATGAGCACCGCCGTCGACGACCTCGGCGCCCGTCTCATCGCCGAAGAGGGCGCGCACCTTGCCCACAACTACCACCCGCTGCCGGTCGTCGTCTCGCGCGCCGAGGGCGTGTGGGTCACCGACGTCGAGGGCAAGCGCTACCTCGACCTGCTCTCGGCGTACTCCGCGCTGAACTTCGGCCACGGCCACCCGGCGATCCTCGCGGCCGCGCGCGAGCAGCTCGACCGCTTGACGCTCACCAGCCGCGCGTACCATAACGACCGTCTCGGGCCCTTCGCCACGGCGCTCGCGCAGCTCTGCGGCAAAGACACCGTGCTGCCGATGAACACCGGTGCCGAGGCCGTCGAGACCGGCATCAAGGTCGCACGCGCGTGGGGCTACCGCACCAAGGGCATCGCCCCGGATGCCGCGACCATCATCGTCGCGAACGGCAACTTCCACGGCCGCACGACCACGATCGTCGGCTTCAGCGACGACCCCACGGCACACGACGACTTCGGTCCGTACGCTCCGGGCTTCGTGCACGTGCCGTACGGTGACGCGGATGCCATCGCCGCCGCGATCGATGAGAACACCGCCGCGGTGCTGCTCGAGCCCATCCAGGGCGAGGCCGGCGTCGTCATCCCGCCCGAGGGGTTCCTGCAGCGTGTGCGCGAGATCTGCACGGCGAACAACGTGCTGTTCATCGCCGACGAGATCCAGTCGGGCCTCGGACGCGTGGGCGAGACCTTCGCCTGCGACCGCGAGGGCGTCGTGCCCGACGTGTACCTGCTCGGCAAGGCGCTGGGCGGCGGCATCCTGCCCGTGTCGGCCGTCGTCGCGGACGACGACGTGCTCGGCGTCATCCACGCCGGTGAGCACGGGTCGACCTTCGGGGGAAACCCGCTGGCTGCGGCCGTGGGTCTGCGGGTCGTCGAGATGCTGGCATCCGGAGAATTCCAGACCCGCGCGAAGGCGCTGGGGGCGCACCTCGAGGCGTCTCTGCAGACGCTCGTCGGCCACGGCGTCACCGCCGTGCGCATAGCGGGTCTGTGGGCCGGCGTCGACATCGACCCGTCGTACGGCACGGGTCGCGAGGTCGCCGAGAAGCTGCTTACTCGCGGCGTGCTCGTGAAGGACACGCACGGTCAGACCATCCGCATCGCCCCACCGCTGACGATCCGCGCGACCGAGCTCGACTGGGCCGTCGAGCAGATCCGGCACGTGCTCGCGGGCTGA
- a CDS encoding molybdopterin-dependent oxidoreductase translates to MTPASSRRRDLAAIVASIAATVFGAGLGELAAAIVSPTASPFAVIGGGMIDLAPAWAKNLAIDLFGTGDKAALLVGIAVLLLIIAGVAGVLERRKAPWGRVVLVALGVIGAIVSMTRADAGTLSPLPSLVAGVAAALVTGLLVARLRRRSAQSPADDGVSRRSVLALSGVAVLAGVMATAGSFALSGGARAVSAIRAALRLPTPATTTTVPAAADLGIDGLASVITPASDFYRIDTALVVPQVDPSTWTLRVHGLVEQEVVLRWDDLVALPQQETVATLVCVSNEVGGSLIGTARWLGVPIRDILVRAKPTAEADMVLSRSVDGFTASSPLEALTDDRDALLAIGMNGEPLPIEHGFPVRMVVPGLYGYVSATKWVSELEVTRFDRAEGYWTSRGWSERGPVKLQSRIDVPRSGAQVAAGDTVIAGVAWQTHVGVSGVEVQVDDGPWQKATIATAISADTWVQWSLPWNAESGSHVIRCRAVSATGETQTSATAAPAPDGATGWDQRTVSVA, encoded by the coding sequence GTGACCCCCGCATCTTCCCGCCGCCGCGACCTCGCGGCGATCGTCGCGTCGATCGCCGCCACCGTGTTCGGCGCCGGCCTCGGCGAGCTCGCCGCGGCGATCGTGTCGCCCACAGCGAGCCCCTTCGCGGTCATCGGCGGCGGCATGATCGACCTCGCTCCGGCCTGGGCCAAGAACCTGGCGATCGACCTGTTCGGCACGGGCGACAAGGCCGCCCTGCTCGTCGGGATCGCGGTCCTGCTGCTGATCATCGCCGGGGTCGCCGGCGTGCTCGAGCGCCGGAAAGCCCCGTGGGGACGAGTCGTCCTCGTCGCACTGGGTGTGATCGGCGCGATCGTCTCGATGACGCGGGCGGATGCCGGGACGCTGTCGCCCCTGCCCTCGCTCGTGGCGGGGGTGGCAGCCGCTCTGGTGACCGGGCTGTTGGTCGCCCGGCTCCGCCGGCGTTCCGCGCAGTCCCCCGCCGACGACGGCGTCTCGCGCCGCAGTGTGCTCGCCCTCTCGGGCGTGGCCGTGCTGGCCGGGGTGATGGCCACCGCCGGGTCCTTCGCGCTGAGCGGGGGTGCGCGAGCGGTGAGCGCGATCCGAGCGGCGCTGCGTCTGCCCACGCCGGCCACCACGACGACGGTTCCCGCCGCCGCCGACCTCGGCATCGACGGGCTCGCGTCGGTGATCACGCCCGCCTCGGACTTCTACCGCATCGACACCGCGCTCGTCGTGCCCCAGGTGGACCCCTCGACCTGGACCCTGCGCGTGCACGGTCTCGTCGAGCAGGAGGTCGTGCTGCGGTGGGACGACCTGGTCGCCCTCCCCCAGCAGGAGACCGTCGCGACCCTCGTGTGCGTCTCGAACGAGGTGGGCGGCTCCCTCATCGGCACCGCGCGCTGGCTCGGCGTGCCCATCCGCGACATCCTCGTCCGCGCGAAACCGACCGCCGAGGCCGACATGGTGCTCTCGCGCTCGGTCGACGGGTTCACGGCATCCAGCCCCCTCGAGGCCCTCACCGACGACCGCGACGCGCTCCTCGCGATCGGCATGAACGGCGAACCGCTGCCGATCGAGCACGGCTTCCCCGTGCGCATGGTGGTGCCCGGTCTGTACGGCTACGTCTCGGCGACCAAGTGGGTCAGCGAGCTCGAGGTCACCCGTTTCGACCGCGCCGAGGGCTACTGGACCTCGCGCGGCTGGTCGGAGCGCGGACCCGTGAAGCTGCAGTCGCGCATCGACGTGCCCCGCTCGGGCGCGCAGGTCGCCGCGGGCGACACGGTCATCGCCGGGGTCGCGTGGCAGACCCACGTCGGCGTCTCGGGTGTCGAGGTGCAGGTCGACGACGGGCCCTGGCAGAAGGCGACGATCGCGACGGCGATCTCGGCTGACACGTGGGTGCAGTGGAGCCTGCCGTGGAACGCCGAGAGCGGCTCGCACGTCATCCGCTGCCGCGCGGTGTCGGCCACCGGCGAGACCCAGACGAGCGCGACCGCGGCCCCCGCCCCCGACGGCGCGACGGGCTGGGATCAGCGCACGGTGTCGGTGGCCTGA
- a CDS encoding glycosyltransferase has product MRALAVVIPAHDEEALIGRCLASVTRAVSLARESEPDLDIAVVVVLDACGDTTATQVRRWPVEAVEIAARRVGTARRIGVAHALRRLTAGADDTWIAMTDADTVVPPNWITHQLDLADAGVDLVLGTVRPDFADLSARHVAYWRATHHRGRPPGNVHGANLGVRASTYARAGGIPDLVEHEDVALVRAARTLGARERASDVHEVETSGRFTGRTPAGYAAFLARVHAWVDAPPLAAPGA; this is encoded by the coding sequence GTGAGGGCCCTGGCCGTGGTCATTCCGGCGCACGACGAGGAGGCTCTGATCGGTCGATGCCTGGCATCGGTCACCCGGGCGGTGTCGCTCGCGCGCGAGAGCGAACCCGACCTCGACATCGCGGTCGTCGTCGTGCTCGACGCGTGCGGCGACACCACCGCCACCCAGGTTCGGCGCTGGCCCGTCGAGGCGGTCGAGATCGCGGCACGTCGCGTGGGCACCGCCCGTCGGATCGGCGTCGCGCACGCGCTGAGGCGGCTCACCGCCGGTGCCGACGACACGTGGATCGCGATGACGGATGCCGACACCGTTGTGCCCCCGAACTGGATCACGCACCAACTCGACCTCGCCGACGCCGGGGTCGACCTCGTGCTGGGAACGGTCCGCCCCGACTTCGCCGACCTCAGCGCCCGACACGTCGCGTACTGGCGTGCCACCCATCACCGGGGCAGACCTCCCGGAAACGTCCACGGAGCCAATCTGGGCGTGCGGGCGAGCACGTACGCCCGGGCGGGTGGCATCCCGGATCTCGTCGAGCACGAGGACGTGGCCCTCGTCCGCGCGGCACGCACCCTCGGTGCGCGGGAGCGGGCGAGCGACGTGCACGAGGTCGAGACCTCGGGCCGTTTCACCGGCCGCACGCCCGCGGGATACGCCGCGTTCCTCGCGCGCGTGCACGCCTGGGTCGACGCTCCACCGCTGGCGGCTCCCGGCGCCTGA